Genomic window (Vigna radiata var. radiata cultivar VC1973A chromosome 1, Vradiata_ver6, whole genome shotgun sequence):
ACAAAGCTCTCTGTGACAGGGGAGTTCGCACTTTCATCGATGATGAGGAACTTCAAAGCGGAGAGGAAATCACACCAGCACTTCAGAAAGCAATTGAAGAGTCTAGGATTGCCATCGTTGTGCTCTCTCACAACTATGCTTCTTCCTCCTTCTGCTTGGATGAACTTGCAACCATCCTTCACTGCAAGAGTAAAGGGCTGTTGGTTATACCAGTGTTTTATAAGGTGGATCCTTCTAATGTCAGACATCAGAAAGGTAGCTATGAAGAAGCATTGGCTAAGCATCAAAAGAGGTTCAAAGGGCAAGAGGAGAAGTTAGATAAATGGAAAATGGCTCTGCGTGAAGTTGCTGACTTGTCTGGCTATCACCTTGGAGATGGGTACCCAATcttcttattttattgaatattagTATACTTATCAAAACATGTTTACAATGCTTCTAGTTTAGCTTAGTTAAACTTTAATGTTGGGAACAGGGAATACCAGTACAAGTTTATTGAGGACATTGTTAAACGGGTTTCCAAGGAGATTAAACGTGCTCTGAAAGAACCAGTGGGCCTAATCCTATGGAATATGTACAAGGGGATGGACCTAATCCTATGGAATATGTACAAGGGGATGACAACCCAAGTACCACTGCAGAACATGGCCCAAGTAGTGCTCCAGATGCTTTCATTGATCGTCCAAAAAGGGTCATCCATCAACCAATACATCTTTAGAGATTTTGTTACTAAGTGACGTGTCACCCTTTTAGGGGAAAACCGTTATACCCATGTGAAAGAATATTTGCTGTAAGGAGTAATGCTTATATAGAGCACCTTCTGTTAAACGGTGGAATAAGAAAAGATTACGTGTCTTTCCCTTATATTCTCTTCTTTGTCCCGTTTTTCTTTTCAGATTGTTCCCTTCTCTGTTTTTCTCTTACATTTTGGTGCTTTCATTGCATCTTACTCCCTGCATCCATGGCCGACTCACCTGACCCATTCACCTCTCTTGACCGCAAATTAGAACAAATCTTACCAGCCTAAGCCAATTTTTCCAACACCCTCGTGGACATTGACAATCGGACATCCCATCTTGAGAACCAACTCTCACTCACCCATAAACCTCCCCACAACCCTTACAGACCGATGAAATTGGACCTTCCGTCTTTTGATGGAACGGATCCCCTTGGCTGGATCTTTAAAGCTAATCAgttcttcaccttccaccaaaCTCCCCCGGAGTAACGCATCCAGCTTGCTTCCTTTTCTCTTGAAGGACAAGCCCTTGCTTGGTTTCAGTGGATGCACAACAATGGGTTACTCACATCATGGGATTCTTTCCTCCGAGCGCTCGAGCTCCGATTTGCTCCCTCCAAGTTTGAAGATCCCATCGCAACCCTATGCAAGCTCTCCTAAACTCACTCATTACAAGACTACCTCTCTGAGTTTGAGAAACTTTCTAATAGGATCTCCGGTTACCCCACCAGTTTTTATTTGAGTTGTTTTATCTCCGGCCTCAAACCCCACCTTCGACGAGAGGTCACGACCCTCCAACCGTCAGACCTAAACCAAGCTATTGCGTTTGCCAAGCTACATGAGGATAAACACTTTagcaacccccccccccccattGAACCACTTCCCTCGCTCATCTCCACCAACCAACACACCACCACTTGCTTCCCCAAAACCACTACCACCGCTCTTGCCCACACCCCCCAACAAATTACCCATCAAGAGATTAACAGA
Coding sequences:
- the LOC106756981 gene encoding toll/interleukin-1 receptor-like protein yields the protein MAIPSFRRFIYDVFLSFRGEDTRYGFTSYLYKALCDRGVRTFIDDEELQSGEEITPALQKAIEESRIAIVVLSHNYASSSFCLDELATILHCKSKGLLVIPVFYKVDPSNVRHQKGSYEEALAKHQKRFKGQEEKLDKWKMALREVADLSGYHLGDGEYQYKFIEDIVKRVSKEIKRALKEPVGLILWNMYKGMDLILWNMYKGMTTQVPLQNMAQVVLQMLSLIVQKGSSINQYIFRDFVTK